From the genome of Manduca sexta isolate Smith_Timp_Sample1 chromosome 14, JHU_Msex_v1.0, whole genome shotgun sequence, one region includes:
- the LOC115445206 gene encoding translocon-associated protein subunit gamma: protein MSGKSNKAFTKEEELLLQDFSRNVSTKSSALFYGNAFIVSAIPIWLFWRVHALEVSSSLAWFALVTAASTWLLALAYRNTKFQLKHRVAVRREDAVAREMTRKLADDKKMSRKEKDERILWKKNEVADYEATTYSIFYNNALFLTIVILGSFYVLRAFTPTVNYIVSLTAASGLLALLSTGTK from the exons ATGTCGGGGAAAAGTAACAAAGCTTTCACTAAGGAAGAAGAATTGTTATTGCAAGATTTCAGTCGGAATGTGTCCACAAAATCTTCGGCTCTATTCTACGGAAATGCCTTCATAGTCTCGGCTATTCCCATTt GGTTGTTCTGGAGGGTGCACGCTCTGGAGGTAAGCTCTTCATTGGCGTGGTTCGCGTTGGTGACAGCTGCCAGTACGTGGCTGTTGGCTCTCGCGTACCGCAACACCAAGTTCCAGCTGAAGCACCGCGTCGCCGTCCGCAGGGAGGATGCCGTAGCGCGCGAAATGACGAGAAAACTCGCCGACGACAAGAAAATGAGCAGGAAAGAAAAGGATGAGAG gATCTTGTGGAAGAAAAATGAAGTGGCTGACTATGAAGCAACCACTTACTCCATTTTCTACAACAATGCGCTGTTCTTGACCATTGTGATACTCGGCAGCTTCTATGTTCTGCGTGCCTTCACACCTACTGT GAACTACATTGTGTCACTGACAGCTGCATCTGGACTCTTGGCGCTGCTCTCCACTGGGACCAAGTGA
- the LOC115445204 gene encoding uncharacterized protein LOC115445204 yields MKSDDPVPLAGDVIGNTAYSQRFVLKQLLNLANDTLKDETESKAFEENLCTLWDMTTEKDVALFLHQHNALNLIHFALPFGSTRIKEILFGIIGNMCCQKQIAADILKMDNLLRELFDSLKTDETTIIIQLLRLMTTCLCMAESDDLSVWMDLFIETEHSSVLYCYLECSADKELLTGALDHLNTICGYFNTDKYRAHFFNHFVKDKALQSLVTAFTEITQSHISDCEMHDLEMILVISLNIAINLVGFENSLVFYKDNIEDILTIINPTLNYYVNKLVDQKEIDTDLIDIVDTINAIVKMLKLSTTSEPEKFFNQSFKMWKTVCLLTESERNGSDFEEENVEEKHNLTLKLKASLGTLVCMYIAQCSEENLIKVSDSFGKYHEEMVMSLKDKELVTEVLKRVENYHTRLKETLHS; encoded by the coding sequence atgaagtccGACGATCCGGTGCCACTAGCCGGAGATGTTATTGGAAATACTGCATACAGTCAAcggtttgttttaaaacaattacttaattTAGCAAACGACACCTTAAAGGATGAAACTGAAAGTAAAGCGTTTGAAGAAAATCTCTGCACATTGTGGGACATGACTACAGAAAAAGATGTTGCATTATTTTTACATCAACATAATGCCTTAAATCTTATTCACTTTGCCTTACCATTTGGTTCAACCAGGATTAAAGAAATACTTTTCGGTATTATTGGCAATATGTGTTGCCAGAAGCAAATTGCAGCTGATATACTTAAAATGGACAACTTGTTGCGGGAGTTATTCGATAGTTTAAAGACTGATGAAACTACAATAATCATACAGTTACTCCGCTTGATGACAACATGTCTATGTATGGCTGAAAGCGATGATCTATCTGTTTGGATGGACCTGTTCATTGAAACTGAACATTCCTCTGTACTATACTGTTACCTTGAGTGTTCAGCTGATAAAGAACTATTAACTGGAGCTTTAGACCATTTGAATACTATATGTGGATATTTCAATACTGATAAATACCGtgcacatttttttaatcattttgtaaaagACAAAGCTCTGCAGTCATTAGTAACAGCTTTTACAGAGATTACACAAAGTCATATAAGTGACTGTGAAATGCACGACTTGGAAATGATATTGGTTATAAGTCTAAACATAGCTATTAATTTAGTTGGTTTTGAGAATTCACTAGTATTCTACAAAGACAACATAGAagatattttaactataataaacCCCACACTTAATTACTATGTAAATAAGTTGGTTGATCAAAAAGAAATAGATACAGATTTAATCGACATTGTAGACACAATAAATGCTATAGTAAAGATGTTAAAATTAAGTACAACAAGTGAACCAGAGAAGTTTTTCAATCAAAGTTTTAAAATGTGGAAAACAGTATGTCTATTAACAGAAAGTGAAAGGAATGGCAGTGATTTTGAAGAAGAAAATGTTGAGGAAAAGCACAATCTTACATTAAAACTAAAAGCTTCATTAGGCACtttagtatgtatgtacattGCACAATGTTCAGAAGAAAATTTGATAAAAGTGTCAGACAGCTTTGGAAAATATCATGAGGAAATGGTTATGTCATTAAAAGATAAAGAACTAGTCACTGAAGTACTAAAAAGGGTGGAAAACTATCATACTAGGCTAAAAGAGACTCTGCATTCATAA
- the LOC115445229 gene encoding condensin complex subunit 1 — protein sequence MSHFEFSIPLQKDELLESHAGQYHVEDVVQPRLLLSKLQDAARAFNSEGVEYILEHFDTYFSIIVHGNKLEWNIINKGFDHVMRAAKNLCNHLELILQDKEIDNDVRIKNVNILKMIMYLFTQIMKAKDIKLTAEQSTKLTLGKKGKKTTDDEDISGWSESEKQAALVALHMIALQPLHKLWDPPLAEDNFVSMIADPCYKALEEQIIKNKTVRETVFQVLGVLIKKYNHGTACVIKLVQILQMTEHAVSPICAGVVQLTKDFGLGTFGPQMVREIAEALASTDEENAVAGAEQGAARNCGAFLLELTKELPKEMTGAIATLQSYLESDESYTLRISVLGMMCEVLSVELSGEGLSDEQRAKRDDFLDDLYEHIHDLSAYVRQKVLQFWCRLQRDNCVPVTRQRVVLERAIGRLKDKAALVRKAAIQLLKVFLETNPFSAQLKLEILEEQLATEQRILSDIQKKLNTEPDPALIKKWEKIEVDVIDTIKKNLDVLTQDEPELSQASLENLYEAIRKHLQEKNYYKAYLIVKHTERQYPDAKLLRCDMEKTDQIDYFVALLRNVYIMPDRRKSITLTQQCENELALYKRLEEKESIVAFLQESVHFSRMIAEAIPVINSLLMSKQAGDVNEAIDFFTTAHHFNIESAKIGVANMLLLIWSPDQDKREAVERAYREMYLESEGRTEARAERARAVSTARRLCTLLAALDVGGALALAHLCDKWLAKGDITPALIQVFWEMFLKRIDGTTDEDSHAALSLLVMISEAKPTVALANLEVIQTHGLTGDYHTRTLCARLLLTLSKKNQRYPANHSLFDTIFESLMEAYSKLNKFSSFASNAIDTIYAICDTPEVISSKLLAEMYKKIEENMVKENDEETSMPTELLIRFVFVLGHIALQQLIYLDISVYSELRRRNQVREDRKTDEKRKKKAGTFATPGRRAGGRVDDLRRATLMNVSNASASSRQQRSASVTSNKGPSANTTMTEEEAGLEGAVADDADAEYVRSVCERDIVGPGTALSRYIPLLRWLLANPTCGGATLQAAAALTFTRFMLVSSAVCEDGLQLMVTVLKRSKNVSLRTNLTIAFADLTLRFPNLTQPWTHHIYHILSDDELEVRQCAVKMLSFLVLHEMVRVKGQIADMALCCADKDPKVASMTKLFFKQLSQKGNALYNVMPDIISRLSDPDLNVPEDHYRVIMQYITSLIQKDRQMEALVEKLCQRFKLSTEERQWRDLAYCLSLFTYNERSLRKLIENLDCYKDKLHSQGVMNSFNTLMSNTSKMAKNEIKTLVTELGEKIEECFAVKDGEEGNGDTEMGSEGEGLRTDNAPRATPRRKPAPRRNRRRSSSSPDENESPNTVATPSTRKSSRKAATRFNKANTNMSDESDDDDFQKKDGDVFKKPTARKTSRRRKQIT from the exons atgagtcactttgaattttcaATACCCTTGCAAAAGGACGAATTATTGGAATCTCACGCTGGACAGTATCATGTCGAAGATGTAGTACAACCGCGTTTGTTATTGTCTAAATTACAAG ATGCTGCTCGCGCGTTCAACTCTGAAGGTGTTGAGTACATTTTGGAGCATTTTGACACTTATTTTTCTATCATTGTACATGGAAACAAATTGGAAtggaatattataaacaaag GATTTGACCATGTCATGAGGGCTGCCAAAAATCTTTGCAACCACCTCGAACTGATACTTCAAGATAAGGAAATTGACAATGATGTAAGGATCaaaaatgtgaatatattaaaaatgataatgtatttattcacTCAAATAATGAAGGCAAAGGATATTAAATTAACTGCAGAA CAATCAACAAAATTGACCCTAGGCAAAAAAGGGAAGAAGACAACAGATGATGAAGATATATCAGGATGGTCAGAGTCTGAAAAGCAGGCAGCATTGGTAGCATTGCATATGATTGCACTACAACCACTCCACAAGTTGTGGGACCCTCCCCTGGCAGAAGATAATTTTGTGTC caTGATAGCAGATCCATGTTACAAAGCACTTGAAgaacaaataataaagaacaagaCAGTCAGAGAAACTGTGTTTCAAGTGTTGGGAGTTTTGATAAAAAAGTACAACCATGGGACTGCCTGTGTCATAAAACTAGTAcag atACTTCAAATGACAGAACATGCTGTATCACCAATATGTGCCGGAGTGGTCCAACTCACCAAAGACTTTGGACTTGGAACGTTTGGCCCACAAATG GTGCGCGAGATTGCCGAAGCATTAGCATCTACAGATGAAGAAAATGCAGTTGCTGGTGCTGAACAAGGTGCTGCCAGAAATTGTGGTGCATTTCTACTTGAACTTACCAAAGAATTGCCTAAAGAAATGACAGGGGCTATAGCTACCCTTCAGTCTTACTTGGAAAGTGATGAG tcGTACACTCTACGCATCAGTGTGCTCGGAATGATGTGTGAAGTATTGAGTGTAGAGCTTAGCGGAGAAGGATTGTCGGATGAGCAACGCGCAAAACGAGATGATTTCTTGGACGACTTGTACGAGCACATACATGATCTTTCTGCTTATGTGCGGCAAAAG GTCCTTCAGTTTTGGTGCAGACTGCAACGTGATAACTGCGTGCCAGTAACACGACAACGCGTAGTGCTAGAACGTGCTATCGGCCGCTTGAAAGATAAAGCGGCGCTCGTCAGAAAAGCTGCCATACAACTGCTGAAg gTATTCCTTGAAACTAATCCATTCTCTGCTCAACTCAAACTGGAAATATTAGAAGAGCAGTTGGCAACTGAGCAGAGGATACTGAGTGATATACAGAAGAAACTTAATACTGAACCAGATCCGGCACTGATAAAAAAATGGGAAAAAATAGAAGTTGATGTTATTGATACGATAAAGAAAAATTTAGATGTGCTCACGCAAGACGAACCAGAGCTCTCACAGGCCTCCTTAGAGAATTTGTATGAAGCCATAAGGAAACACCTGCAGGagaaaaattactacaaagCATACTTGATTGTGAAACATACAGAAAGACAGTATCCAGATGCTAAGTTGCTTAGATGCGACATGGAAAAGACTGATCag atagACTACTTTGTTGCGCTCCTTCGGAATGTTTACATAATGCCAGATAGAAGAAAGTCAATAACATTGACACAACAGTGCGAGAATGAACTAGCTTTATACAAAAGGCTTGAAGAAAAAGAGAGTATAGTAGCCTTCCTACAAGAATCGGTTCATTTTAGTAGAATGATAGCTGAGGCTATACCAGTGATAAACTCCCTTCTCATGTCGAAGCAAGCAGGCGATGTCAACGAAGCGATAGATTTTTTCACCACTGCACATCACTTCAACATTGAATCCGCAAAGATTGGCGTTGCCAATATGTTGCTGCTCATATGGTCGCCTGATCAA GATAAACGCGAGGCGGTGGAACGCGCGTACCGCGAGATGTACCTGGAGTCGGAGGGTCGGACGGAGGCGCGGGCGGAGCGCGCCCGCGCCGTAAGCACCGCGCGCCGCCTGTGCACGCTGCTCGCCGCGCTCGACGTCGGCGGCGCGCTCGCGCTCGCGCACCTCTGCGACAAGTGGCTCGCCAAGGGCGACATCACGCCCGCACTCATACAG GTTTTTTGGGAAATGTTCCTGAAAAGAATCGACGGGACTACCGATGAGGACAGCCACGCCGCATTATCGCTTCTTGTTATGATTAGTGAAGCAAAACCAACTGTAGCGCTGGCAAATCTTGAAGTGATTCAGACGCACGGGCTCACTGGTGACTATCACACGAGGACGTTGTGTGCGCGACTGTTGCTTACGTTATCCAAAAAGAACCAACGATACCCAGCCAATCATTCCTTGTTCGATACAATCTTTGAGAGTTTAATGGAGGCTTATTCTAAATTGAACAAATTCTCGTCATTTGCCTCAAACGCAATCGATACTATTTACGCCATTTGCGATACTCCAGAAGTTATTAGTTCAAAACTCTTGGCTGAGATGTATAAGAAAATAGAAGAGAACATGGTAAAAGAGAACGACGAGGAGACCAGTATGCCGACTGAGTTGTTAATACGTTTCGTGTTTGTGCTAGGCCATATTGCTTTGCAGCAACTCATATATCTCGATATAAGCGTGTATAGTGAGCTTCGGAGACGGAACCAG gtgcGTGAGGATAGAAAAACTGATGAGAAACGCAAGAAAAAGGCAGGTACATTCGCGACACCCGGACGGCGTGCAGGCGGACGCGTGGACGACCTGCGCCGCGCCACGCTCATGAACGTCAGCAACGCCAGCGCCTCCTCGCGGCAGCAGCGCTCCGCCAGCGTCACCTCTAACAAAGGACCATCT GCAAACACTACAATGACTGAGGAGGAGGCGGGTCTGGAGGGCGCCGTGGCAGATGACGCGGACGCGGAGTATGTACGCAGCGTGTGCGAGAGGGATATCGTAGGCCCTGGGACGGCGCTGTCACGATACATCCCGCTGCTGCGCTGGCTGCTCGCCAACCCGACCTGCGGCGGCGCTACGCTGCAGGCCGCAGCAGCACTTACCTTCACCAG aTTTATGTTAGTTTCAAGTGCGGTGTGCGAAGACGGTTTGCAATTAATGGTTACAGTGCTTAAGAGATCTAAAAATGTGTCTCTGAGAACTAACTTAACTATAGCATTTGCTGATCTTACTCTCAGGTTTCCAAACCTTACACAACCATGGACTCATCACATTTATCACAT aTTATCTGACGATGAATTAGAAGTACGACAGTGTGCGGTCAAGATGCTTTCGTTCCTCGTGCTGCACGAGATGGTGCGCGTCAAAGGGCAGATCGCTGACATGGCTTTATGCTGCGCGGATAAGGACCCCAAGGTCGCATCTATGACAAAATTGTTCTTCAAACAATTGTCGCAGAAGGGCAATGCGCTTTACAATGTGATGCCGGACATCATATCGCGACTCAGCGACCCTGATCTAAACGTACCAGAGGACCATTATCGAGTTATAATGCA atacattACATCTCTAATTCAAAAAGATCGTCAAATGGAAGCGTTAGTTGAAAAACTATGTCAAAGATTTAAACTGTCTACTGAGGAGCGACAATGGCGAGATTTGGCGTACTGCCTTTCTTTGTTTACTTATAATGAGAGGTCATTACGGAAACTTATAGAAAATCTGGACTGCTATAAAGATAAACTACATAGTCAAGGTGTCATGAATTCATTCAATACTCTCATGAGTAATACATCCAAAATGGCAAAGAATGAAATTAAG ACTCTCGTTACGGAATTGGGCGAGAAAATAGAAGAGTGTTTTGCAGTAAAAGATGGCGAGGAAGGTAATGGGGACACTGAAATGGGCAGTGAAGGCGAAGGACTACGAACAGATAATGCTCCACGAGCTACGCCTCGACGAAAACCTGCGCCGAGACGCAACAGACGTCGCTCCTCCAGCAGCCCTGACGAG aATGAATCACCAAACACTGTAGCTACACCTTCAACAAGAAAGTCTAGTCGGAAAGCGGCAACCAGATTCAATAAGGCCAATACGAACATGTCGGATGAATCAG atgatgatgattttcaGAAAAAAGATGGGGATGTTTTCAAAAAGCCTACTGCCAGAAAGACGTCTCGCAGAAGAAAGCAAattacctaa
- the LOC115445207 gene encoding ADP-ribose pyrophosphatase, mitochondrial isoform X1 codes for MSAGYKKIKGLKTVSFTISWFLMIRPTFNMITTHFKCRGGLYPRSNIERFLVPDDKVTWSTEFKEYDPPYYTSPSLHGKPYADPEIGEPNFKPKWHSPNGNITRASYMGHPLNPIGYPLNPMGYPLNPIGRTGIKGRGVLGRWGPNHAADPVVTRWKRLENGEIAVDKNKKPILQFVAIKRGDTGEWALPGGMVDPGEKVSAAAIREFQEEALNSLVMSKDERKMYEEKFDKFFSGGDVIYQGYIDDRRNTDNAWMESVAYNFHDENGSTVGALKLHAGDDAVGVQWIDVTPALKLYASHKEILDVVLKKRL; via the exons ATGAGTGCcggttacaaaaaaattaagggCCTAAAAACTGTATCTTTTACAATTTCGTGGTTTTTAATGATTAGACCTACTTTCAACATGATAACCACACATTTTAAATGCCGTGGAGGCCTGTACCCAAGATCTAACATTGAAAGATTTCTAGTGCCAGATGACAAAGTTACTTGGTCAACAGAATTCAAAGAATATGACCCACCTTATTACACATCTCCGTCCTTACACGGTAAACCGTACGCAGATCCAgaaatag GTGAACCAAACTTTAAACCAAAATGGCATAGCCCAAATGGTAACATAACAAGGGCAAGCTATATGGGACACCCGTTAAATCCAATTGGATACCCGTTAAATCCAATGGGATACCCGTTAAATCCAATTGGACGCACTGGTATTAAAGGCAGGGGTGTCCTTGGACGTTGGGGACCAAACCATGCTGCAGACCCTGTAGTCACACGATGGAAAAGGCTTGAAAATGGTGAAATTGcagttgataaaaataaaaa aCCAATTTTGCAATTTGTTGCCATAAAACGTGGTGACACTGGGGAGTGGGCATTACCTGGGGGGATGGTAGATCCTGGAGAAAAAGTCTCTGCAGCTGCTATAAGAGAATTCCAAGAAGAAGCTCTAAATTCTTTAGTAATGTCCAAAG acgaAAGAAAGATGTATGAAGAAAAATTCGACAAGTTCTTCAGTGGCGGCGACGTAATATACCAAGGGTACATTGACGACCGCCGCAACACAGACAACGCATGGATGGAAAGCGTCGCATATAACTTCCATGATGAAAACGGGTCTACAGTGGGGGCTTTAAAACTGCACGCCGGAGACGACGCAGTTGGCGTCCAATGGATAGATGTAACGCCTGCCTTGAAACTATATGCAAGCCATAAAGAAATTCTTGATGTAGTCTTAAAAAAACGACTGTGA
- the LOC115445207 gene encoding ADP-ribose pyrophosphatase, mitochondrial isoform X2, with product MIETDLEILNGEPNFKPKWHSPNGNITRASYMGHPLNPIGYPLNPMGYPLNPIGRTGIKGRGVLGRWGPNHAADPVVTRWKRLENGEIAVDKNKKPILQFVAIKRGDTGEWALPGGMVDPGEKVSAAAIREFQEEALNSLVMSKDERKMYEEKFDKFFSGGDVIYQGYIDDRRNTDNAWMESVAYNFHDENGSTVGALKLHAGDDAVGVQWIDVTPALKLYASHKEILDVVLKKRL from the exons ATGATAGAAACTGACTTGGAAATATTGAATG GTGAACCAAACTTTAAACCAAAATGGCATAGCCCAAATGGTAACATAACAAGGGCAAGCTATATGGGACACCCGTTAAATCCAATTGGATACCCGTTAAATCCAATGGGATACCCGTTAAATCCAATTGGACGCACTGGTATTAAAGGCAGGGGTGTCCTTGGACGTTGGGGACCAAACCATGCTGCAGACCCTGTAGTCACACGATGGAAAAGGCTTGAAAATGGTGAAATTGcagttgataaaaataaaaa aCCAATTTTGCAATTTGTTGCCATAAAACGTGGTGACACTGGGGAGTGGGCATTACCTGGGGGGATGGTAGATCCTGGAGAAAAAGTCTCTGCAGCTGCTATAAGAGAATTCCAAGAAGAAGCTCTAAATTCTTTAGTAATGTCCAAAG acgaAAGAAAGATGTATGAAGAAAAATTCGACAAGTTCTTCAGTGGCGGCGACGTAATATACCAAGGGTACATTGACGACCGCCGCAACACAGACAACGCATGGATGGAAAGCGTCGCATATAACTTCCATGATGAAAACGGGTCTACAGTGGGGGCTTTAAAACTGCACGCCGGAGACGACGCAGTTGGCGTCCAATGGATAGATGTAACGCCTGCCTTGAAACTATATGCAAGCCATAAAGAAATTCTTGATGTAGTCTTAAAAAAACGACTGTGA
- the LOC115445207 gene encoding ADP-ribose pyrophosphatase, mitochondrial isoform X3, which yields MGHPLNPIGYPLNPMGYPLNPIGRTGIKGRGVLGRWGPNHAADPVVTRWKRLENGEIAVDKNKKPILQFVAIKRGDTGEWALPGGMVDPGEKVSAAAIREFQEEALNSLVMSKDERKMYEEKFDKFFSGGDVIYQGYIDDRRNTDNAWMESVAYNFHDENGSTVGALKLHAGDDAVGVQWIDVTPALKLYASHKEILDVVLKKRL from the exons ATGGGACACCCGTTAAATCCAATTGGATACCCGTTAAATCCAATGGGATACCCGTTAAATCCAATTGGACGCACTGGTATTAAAGGCAGGGGTGTCCTTGGACGTTGGGGACCAAACCATGCTGCAGACCCTGTAGTCACACGATGGAAAAGGCTTGAAAATGGTGAAATTGcagttgataaaaataaaaa aCCAATTTTGCAATTTGTTGCCATAAAACGTGGTGACACTGGGGAGTGGGCATTACCTGGGGGGATGGTAGATCCTGGAGAAAAAGTCTCTGCAGCTGCTATAAGAGAATTCCAAGAAGAAGCTCTAAATTCTTTAGTAATGTCCAAAG acgaAAGAAAGATGTATGAAGAAAAATTCGACAAGTTCTTCAGTGGCGGCGACGTAATATACCAAGGGTACATTGACGACCGCCGCAACACAGACAACGCATGGATGGAAAGCGTCGCATATAACTTCCATGATGAAAACGGGTCTACAGTGGGGGCTTTAAAACTGCACGCCGGAGACGACGCAGTTGGCGTCCAATGGATAGATGTAACGCCTGCCTTGAAACTATATGCAAGCCATAAAGAAATTCTTGATGTAGTCTTAAAAAAACGACTGTGA